The Gammaproteobacteria bacterium DNA window TCCTCGTAGGCGCCGCCGGCATAGCCGCGCCAGAAGCCCGCCCACTCGGGCGTGCCGATGCCCATGCCCAGCGGCAGGGCATCCACCGGACGGGCAAGCCCGCCGGAGACGCCGTGCGTCGAGGCGTCTTCAAGCGCCTCGAGGCTGCGGCTCCAGCCGGCCTGGATGTCGCCGACATCCAGTTCGTAGCCGTGCTGCTTCGCCACCTCGGCGACATCGCTTTCGCTGTTGGCCTTCGCCAGCGCCGCGCTCAGGTGCGCGTCGGTTCTGGCGTCCTCAAAGAACTTCACTGCTGCTTGCTGGTTACTCTTCATAGTCTCCTCCGAAGTCACCCCCGCCGTGGCCTGCGGAGTATCCGTTCCAGAAACTCCTCCAGCCGGCCGAGCCGACGCGCAAAGTCGGCAGCGGGTCTATGTCACTGACGCCGCCGGCGACTTGCGCCGCCGCGGTGTCGTCTATTGCCTCAGGGCTGCCGTTCCAGCACGCCTTGATGTCGGCGGCGCTCAGCTCGTAGCCGTGCCGCTTCGCCACCCCGGCGATGTCGCTTTCGCTGCCCGCTTCCGCCAGCGCCGCGCTCAAACGCGCATTGGCCCTGGCATCCTCAAAAAACTTGAGGACTGAACTGCGATGAACTCCGGCCACTGCCATCAACCTCCGCCATCGGGGTAGTTGGCCCAATAGCGCCGGTAATCCGGCGTGCCCCAATAGGCCATCGGATCCTTGGTGTAGTCAATCTGCGTTCCGCCGACGATGTCCTCGATCATCGCATCGTCCATCGCGTAGATTTCCACATCCATCGTTGCCAGGATGTCCTCGCCGGTGAAGTGGTAACCGAAACGCCTGGCCACTTCGGCGGCCTCGTCTTCGTTCCGGGTCTCTTTCAGGGCGACGAGAATCTGTTCGTCGTTCTTCGCGGCCTCGAAAAACCGGATAACTTCGGTTTGCTTGTCCATTTTTTTACCTCCTTGCGGTTGCATGAAATCGGGTAGTTTTCAGATAGTAGCAGACATTTCCGGCGGTATCCGTTCAGAAACATGTTGCAGTGCGGAAAAGCCCGCCACACAAGGCTTTCAGCCCGCTCACCGGGCCGGAAACCGCCGTTTTCGCGCCCCCGGCGCCGTCACAGGCCGAAGGGCCTGACATAGCGCAGATAAACGCCCCATTCCTCGACATCCACATCGTGGTCGGTGCGCGGGTCGCCGGCGGCGCCGGTGCCGGAGCCGCTCCATGAAAAGTCGTATTCGGTGCGCCGCACCTCAAGGCCGGCGCGCCCGGCGGCGATGTCCGACTCAACGCCGACGCCGACGCTCCACGGCTGCACATCCTTGCCGTAGCGGGAAACGCCGACCACCTCGGGGGTGCCCGGCGGCGGCGGGCGGTTGTCAAAGCCCGCCTGCGCCGTCAGGTCGAGCCAGCCGACGCCGGCCAGCAGGTAGAGGGCGGTGTTGGTTCCGTAGGACACGCCGACGGCATCGGCGCGGATTCCGAAGCGGGCCGTCAGCGACGCGCTGCGGTTTTTCTCCAGCGTCCAGTCGCCCGGAAAGACATTGTTGGTGGCGCGGCTGGTGCCGGTGCCCGCCAGACGGCCGCTGACGCGCGTGTTGGAATAAACGCCGGCATCCACCTCGCCGTCCACAAAGCAGAACGAATCAAACCAGTGGCGGTAGCCGAACAGCGCGCGGGCGGCGTGGAGGGCGTCGGTCTCGCTGTCGTCGTCGGCCTCGTAGGAGGGCGGGCTGTTCAGGCCGACGCCCTTCTCGTAGTCGGTGTCGGCGAATTCCGCGCCGATGGAAAAGCCGCCGTAAAAGCCGCCTGCGGGCCGCTCCTGCGCCGCCGCCGGGGCCAGCGCCGCGAGCAGCACCGCCGCCGACAGGCGCCGCAGCAGCGCTGTGGCGGCGCCAAAAAAGGGGGGAATGCCGTTGTTCATTGTTTGTTTCATCCTCCTCGTTGGTTTGAATGCGGTTTCAGTATAATACGGCCCCCTTTCCCACGACACAACTTTATGGAGCAACCAGATGGCGACTATCACCCTGCAGGGCAACCCGATTCACACCAGCGGCGACCTGCCCGCGGTCGGCGCGGACGCGCCCGATTTCAAACTGGCCAACAAGGACCTTCAGGACATGATGCTGAAAGACTTCGCGGGCAGAAAGAAACTGATCAGCATTGTGCCGAGCCTCGACACGCCGGTGTGCGCGACCTCCACCAGAAAATTCAACGAGGCGGCGGCGAAACTCGACAATGTCGCGGTCATCGTCGTCTCCGCCGACCTGCCCTTCGCGATGGACCGCTTCTGCAGCACCGAGGGGCTTGGCAACATCGTCGTGCTGTCCATGATGCGCTCGCGCGAGTTCGCGCGCGACTACGGCGTGCTGATTGAGGAAGGCCCGCTGGCCGGCATCACGGCGCGCGCGATTGTGCTGCTGGACGAGGAAAACAAGGTGCTGCACAACGAACTGGTCGGCGAAATCAGCGACGAGCCGGATTACGACGCGGCGCTGGCCGCGCTGCAACCGGCGTAGGCGGCCCGCACGCTAACGCGCGACGACGCCGGCGCGGCGCATAAAGAAATTCTTCAGCGGCGCAATGCGCCCGACACCGCTCAAACCGGCGCTGCGAACCGACACCAGCGCCGGCTGCGAACGCGAAAACAGCCATAGCAGCGCCTCCAGCCCGCCCTTCATCCATTGGTTGCGCGCCTTGACGGCGCGCTGGTAGCGGCGCAGCACCGGCCACGAGAAACCGCCGCCGCGGCTTTGCTCCAGCGCCGCGAACAGCGCGGCCAGGTCGGCGAAACCCAGATTGGCCCCCTGCCCGGCGAGCGGGTGGACGCTGTGCGCGGCGTCGCCGACCAGCGCAAAGCCCGGCTTTACATAGTCGTCCACGATGCCGCCGTGCAGCGGAAACGACGCGATGCCGGACAACAACTCAATCGCGCCGAGGCGTGCGCCGAACGCGCGCTCAAGTTGCGGCTCGAAAAAGGCGGCGCCGCTTTGCAGCAATTCCTGCGCGCGCTCGCGCGAACACGACCACACCACCGCGCAAACCCGCCCGGCCAGCGGCAGAAAAGCCACCACGCCGTCGTCCGAAAAACACTGCCAGCAGGTTGATTGGTGCGGCTGCGCGGTGCGCACGACCGCCGCAAGCGCCGTCTGCCGGTAATCGCGGCGCCGCCAGGCAACGCCCATCCAGTCGCGCACGCGCGAGTGAGCGCCGTCGGCGCCGATGACAAAGCCCGCCTCGCGTTCGCCGTCGCCGGTGAAGATGCGCCGCCGCCCGGTTTCCGGGTTGTTCTCGACCGCAAGCGGCGGCGCTTCCACGCGCTCGACCTGCGCCAGCGTGTCGAGGCGCGCAAACAGCGCCTGCACCAGCAGGCTGTGTTCAACAACAATGCCGAGATGCGAAACGCCGAACCCGGCGGCGCTGAAATGAATGTGGCCGCCGCCTTCGGCGTCCCACACTTCCAGCGCGCGAAAGCGGCAGTGGCGCGGCGGCGGCGCGCCGATGTCGTTGAGAAAAGCGCACGAGGCGGCGCTCAGGGCGTAGGTGCGCGGTTCATAGACATCGGCGGCGGCATTGTCCGGCGCACGCGGCGGGCGCGCGGCGAACAGCAGCACGCGGCGCCCGTCCAGCGCGAGGCGCGCGGCGCAGGCCAGACCGATGACGCCGCCGCCGACGACGGCGACCGGCGGTTGATGCTGCACGCCGCGCCGCATGTCACACCGGAAAGTCGCCGGCGAAGCGTTCGTCAGCCAGCGGTTCATCCGCCAGTGGTTCGCCCGCCAGCCGCGGCCACGGCGGCACCAGGCCCAGGCCGCGGCGTACGAGGCCGCGGCGTAGCGGCGGCAGCAAATCCAGCGCGGCGAGGCCCGCGCCGCGCGCGCATGCGGCGGGCTTGCCGGGCATCACGAACAACCGCGCAAGGGCGTCGGTGAAGCGCACGACACGCCGCACATCCGCGGTGCGGCGGCGGCGCCAGGCATTGAGCACGGCGGCGGCGCCGGGATCGCACGGGTCGCGCGGCGCGTCAAACACGCACTCGGACAAAAACGCGACATCGCGCAACGCCAGGTTGAAACCCTGCCCCGCCACCGGATGTACCCGGTGCGCGGCATCGCCCAGCAGCGCGACGCGCCCGCGCACCATGTCAAGCGAGCGGCTCAGCCCCAGCGGATAGACAAAGCGCGGCCCCGGGTTTTGCAGTTTGCCGAGACGCCAGCCCAGGTCGCGCTGCAAACGCGCGGTGAATTCATCGTCGGCCAGCGCGGCGACGGCGGCGGCGTCATCGCGGGCGTGCACCCACGCGACCACGCGCCGCCGGCCTCCGGCGGGCAGCACCGCCAGCGGGCCGTGCGCGGTGAAACGCTCAAAGGCGACATCGCCGTCGCCGTCGCCGCCGTCAATCGCGGCGACCACCGCCGACTGGCGGTAATCCGTCGTCCGGAAACGAAAGCCGAGGCGTTCGGAAAAACCCGACGCGCCGCCGTCGGCCAGCACCAGCAACTTCGCGCGCAGTTGTAACACGCCGCCTTCGCCGTCAACGCGGACGGTGACATCGTCGGAATGGCGCGCGACTTCCGCGGCGCGCGCGGGCGACAACAGCGACACCTGCGGCGACGCGCGCAGCAGGCGGTGCAGCGCCTGCGCCAGATCCGACGCGAGCACAACCTGCCCGAGCGCATCCAGCCCCTCTTCTTCGGCGCGAATGCGGGTTACGCCGAAAACGCCCTGCTCGGACACATGTATCCTGCGAACCGGCCAGGCGCGCCCGCGCAGCGCGTCCCACGCGCCGAGGTGCTGCAAGATGCGTTTGCTGACATCGGACAGCGCAATCGCGCGCAGCGGCCCACGACAGGCAAGCGTTGCGGGCGCCGCCAAATCGTGTGTCTCAATAACGGTGATGCGCGCGCCGCTGCCGCGCAGCGCCAGCGCCAGCGCCGACCCGGCCAGACCGGCGCCGAGGATTGCAATGTCGCAGTCGGCGTTCATTGCACCGGCGCAAAACCGGCCAGGCCAACGCCGGGGATTGCAATGTCGCAGCCGGCGTTCATTGCGCCATTGCCGCTTCAATGTCGGCGGCTTCTTTCGGCAGCGCCGCGGTCAGCACGCGCGGCGCGCGCGATGTAACCAGCACATCGTCTTCAATGCGGATGCCGGTGTTCCACCAGCGCCGCGGCACATCGCGCGCGGCGCGCACATACAGCCCCGGCTCAATCGTCAGCACCATGCCCGGCTCAAAACGGCGCGCGCGGCCATCCTTCATGTAGGCGCCGGCGTCGTGCACATTCATGCCGAGCCAGTGGCCGGTGCCGTGCATGTAAAACCGCGAATAGGCGCGCTTGCGTATCAGCGACGGCACGCGCCCGCGCAGCAGCCCCGCCGCGACCAGCCCGCGTGTCAGCGCGGCGACCGCGGCGGCGTGGACATCCTCCCAGGTGTGGCCCGGAACAACCGCGGCAATGGCCTTTTCCTGCGCCTCCAGCACAATCTCGTAGAGTTCGCGCTGCGCCGGGCGGAAACGCCCGTTGACCGGTATCGTGCGCGTCACATCGCCGGCGTACAGGCACACCTCGGCGCCGGCGTCAATCAGCAGCAGGTCGCCGTCTTTCAGCGCGGAGCGGTTGTCGGTGTAATGCAGCACGCAGGCGTTGGCGCCGCCGCCGACAATCGGCGGGTAGGCCGACGCCGCGCCGTGGCGGTGAAACTCGTGCAGCAACTCGGCGGCGATTTCATGTTCGTGCAAACCCGGGCGGCACACGCGCCACGCGCGCCGGTGCGCGGCCACCGAGATTTCGGCGGCGCGGCGCATCAGCCGCAATTCCGACGGCGACTTTTTGATGCGCATCTCGTGCAGCACCAGGCCCATGTCGGCCAGTTCGCGCGGCGCCGCCGCGCCGCGCGCGGCGCGGCGCGCCTGCGCGCACGCCGCCGCCAGTTCGGCCAGGTGGGCGGTGTCGTCCAGATCGCAGTACAGCCGGCGGCGTCCGCCGAGCAGGCGCGGCAGCCATTCGGCGAAGTCTGCAACCGGCAGCGCCAGATCGGCGCCGTGTTCGCGGGCGGCGGCGCGCACGCCGACGCGGCGCCCTTCCCACAATGTTCTCGTGTCGTCGTTCGGCGTGCAGAACAGAATGTAGTTTCCGTGTTCGCAGCCGGGCGCGAAGACCGCGACCATCGCGTCTTCGTTCAGGCCGGTGAGGTACGCAAAATCGCTGCTCTGGCGGTAGGGATAATCCACATCCCCGGCGTAAATCCGGCGCGGCGCGGCGCGCACGCACAGCAGCGAATCGCGCCCGATTTCGCGCAAAACGCGGCGCCGGCGTTTTGCAAATTCCTGCGGCGAATGACCGGTGTTTTTGTTTTTCATGCCCATATTCGTCCACCTGCGCGTTCATGATAACCGCTTCTGCGGTGTTCAATATTTCTTTTTATTTCATACATTTAGAGACGGCTCCGATGGCGCGTTTCGCGGTGTTTTGCGGCGCCGGAAAGCGTCCGCGAATTTCTTCGCTCAAGTGTAGCGGATTTGGCCGAAAATTTTCTTGTTTTTTTTACTTGACCAATGAAAAAAATATCATACTATTCAGCACATGAGTCAGTCGGAAACTCTTATTGAAGGACTTCATCCGATTGAAGAGCTGGAGCGGCAAATTGAAAAACTGCTCGGCAGCCACGGCCGTCTCGCCGAAGAGAACAGAGTCCTGCGCGATGAACAACACAATCTTCTTTCGGAAAACAAAATGCTGATTGAAAGAAACCAGCAAGTGACAAAGAAGTTTGAGTCGCTTGTCAAACGCCTCCGTGCAATCAACGGCCAACACCCCGCCCCCCAATGAACCGCAATCTCTCCAACATTGAAATCAATATTCTCGGAAGACACTACCTCGTGGCGTGCGAGCCGGAAGAAGAGCAGAACCTGCACGAGGCGGCCAACCATCTCAACCAGCTGTTTGCCGGCATGAAGCAGGCCGCCGCCACCGCCGACAATGAAAAGGTCTCGGTCA harbors:
- the tpx gene encoding thiol peroxidase; translation: MATITLQGNPIHTSGDLPAVGADAPDFKLANKDLQDMMLKDFAGRKKLISIVPSLDTPVCATSTRKFNEAAAKLDNVAVIVVSADLPFAMDRFCSTEGLGNIVVLSMMRSREFARDYGVLIEEGPLAGITARAIVLLDEENKVLHNELVGEISDEPDYDAALAALQPA
- a CDS encoding FAD-dependent monooxygenase; amino-acid sequence: MNRWLTNASPATFRCDMRRGVQHQPPVAVVGGGVIGLACAARLALDGRRVLLFAARPPRAPDNAAADVYEPRTYALSAASCAFLNDIGAPPPRHCRFRALEVWDAEGGGHIHFSAAGFGVSHLGIVVEHSLLVQALFARLDTLAQVERVEAPPLAVENNPETGRRRIFTGDGEREAGFVIGADGAHSRVRDWMGVAWRRRDYRQTALAAVVRTAQPHQSTCWQCFSDDGVVAFLPLAGRVCAVVWSCSRERAQELLQSGAAFFEPQLERAFGARLGAIELLSGIASFPLHGGIVDDYVKPGFALVGDAAHSVHPLAGQGANLGFADLAALFAALEQSRGGGFSWPVLRRYQRAVKARNQWMKGGLEALLWLFSRSQPALVSVRSAGLSGVGRIAPLKNFFMRRAGVVAR
- a CDS encoding FAD-dependent oxidoreductase, with amino-acid sequence MNADCDIAILGAGLAGSALALALRGSGARITVIETHDLAAPATLACRGPLRAIALSDVSKRILQHLGAWDALRGRAWPVRRIHVSEQGVFGVTRIRAEEEGLDALGQVVLASDLAQALHRLLRASPQVSLLSPARAAEVARHSDDVTVRVDGEGGVLQLRAKLLVLADGGASGFSERLGFRFRTTDYRQSAVVAAIDGGDGDGDVAFERFTAHGPLAVLPAGGRRRVVAWVHARDDAAAVAALADDEFTARLQRDLGWRLGKLQNPGPRFVYPLGLSRSLDMVRGRVALLGDAAHRVHPVAGQGFNLALRDVAFLSECVFDAPRDPCDPGAAAVLNAWRRRRTADVRRVVRFTDALARLFVMPGKPAACARGAGLAALDLLPPLRRGLVRRGLGLVPPWPRLAGEPLADEPLADERFAGDFPV
- a CDS encoding cell division protein ZapA, which translates into the protein MNRNLSNIEINILGRHYLVACEPEEEQNLHEAANHLNQLFAGMKQAAATADNEKVSVITALNLTDQLLKTRRMLREKVTHLIHLVETGCESSGAGNQKDSESLEITL
- a CDS encoding outer membrane beta-barrel protein codes for the protein MNNGIPPFFGAATALLRRLSAAVLLAALAPAAAQERPAGGFYGGFSIGAEFADTDYEKGVGLNSPPSYEADDDSETDALHAARALFGYRHWFDSFCFVDGEVDAGVYSNTRVSGRLAGTGTSRATNNVFPGDWTLEKNRSASLTARFGIRADAVGVSYGTNTALYLLAGVGWLDLTAQAGFDNRPPPPGTPEVVGVSRYGKDVQPWSVGVGVESDIAAGRAGLEVRRTEYDFSWSGSGTGAAGDPRTDHDVDVEEWGVYLRYVRPFGL
- a CDS encoding aminopeptidase P N-terminal domain-containing protein — translated: MKNKNTGHSPQEFAKRRRRVLREIGRDSLLCVRAAPRRIYAGDVDYPYRQSSDFAYLTGLNEDAMVAVFAPGCEHGNYILFCTPNDDTRTLWEGRRVGVRAAAREHGADLALPVADFAEWLPRLLGGRRRLYCDLDDTAHLAELAAACAQARRAARGAAAPRELADMGLVLHEMRIKKSPSELRLMRRAAEISVAAHRRAWRVCRPGLHEHEIAAELLHEFHRHGAASAYPPIVGGGANACVLHYTDNRSALKDGDLLLIDAGAEVCLYAGDVTRTIPVNGRFRPAQRELYEIVLEAQEKAIAAVVPGHTWEDVHAAAVAALTRGLVAAGLLRGRVPSLIRKRAYSRFYMHGTGHWLGMNVHDAGAYMKDGRARRFEPGMVLTIEPGLYVRAARDVPRRWWNTGIRIEDDVLVTSRAPRVLTAALPKEAADIEAAMAQ
- a CDS encoding TIGR02449 family protein, giving the protein MSQSETLIEGLHPIEELERQIEKLLGSHGRLAEENRVLRDEQHNLLSENKMLIERNQQVTKKFESLVKRLRAINGQHPAPQ
- a CDS encoding Nif11-like leader peptide family natural product precursor → MDKQTEVIRFFEAAKNDEQILVALKETRNEDEAAEVARRFGYHFTGEDILATMDVEIYAMDDAMIEDIVGGTQIDYTKDPMAYWGTPDYRRYWANYPDGGG
- a CDS encoding Nif11-like leader peptide family natural product precursor; protein product: MKFFEDARTDAHLSAALAKANSESDVAEVAKQHGYELDVGDIQAGWSRSLEALEDASTHGVSGGLARPVDALPLGMGIGTPEWAGFWRGYAGGAYEEDFTGSSNVTVVEVKRPGG